A portion of the bacterium genome contains these proteins:
- the glnD gene encoding [protein-PII] uridylyltransferase produces the protein MILATSPPVEPLASLATLPEPSGDLEAAQALARDFLGRVRAELAARHDAGAGGLALVAAYTDAMDRFLALLFANAQLRYQARNPFINQRCAIVAIGGYGRGELNPASDIDLLVLYPWKVNPYVETVTEAILYPLWDAGIHVGHAMRNPRECARLAASDLKVKTAVLDARFVCGDAGLYAEFDARMLDEVWATNPTKFWKEKLAENTERHARAGHSVYLLQPDLKEGQGGLRDLHTAMWMAKIKYKVRRMRDLVALGVLSEQDVADLDGALDFLWRVRNAMHLLTGSHTDRLTFELQEQLAPSLGFGEGRAGTERFMRTYYGNAATLHRLGELVIQRSTQVAEPYRRTPVPVRVIREGMRIQGTVLSVTGREVFERDPAAVLGVFVEAQRHGATLAPATRDLVRGALPLLAAVRDDPAVGQRFVGILRARSQVADTLFEMHRLGVLATLLPEFGHLECLIAHDPFHVYTVDHHSLMGVREIERLRGGEFAETLPHLTQVVRELHQPELLMLGMLFHDIGKGHGKDHSGRGADMTRTIAQRLGLNEDETAAVVFLVQHHLLMSHLAQRRDVNDDRLVIDFSGTVGSLQNLHRLFVLTYADMRAVGPGVWNNWRGTLVTELYCRARDFFERDVLAMGDRAARAARVRRRVGDAVAPGRRAQVDAFMASMAEGYVLSTPEDAIPAHADLRRRFEEREAAGERPAVTTALTAYPDRGITAFAVCTRDRPGLFAMLSGVLAAHGLNILAARIDTSSDGVALDVFDVSHDGSDLRIDHERWERVERTLRGVLGGEIDVQELVRRSHRSPLLAKRRRPVPTRVEIDNRVSAERTVLDIYTGDRVGLLFGITNCLYHLWLEIHLAKITTMANQVLDVFYVTDHEGRKIEEPERLEIIRGELVRALTSEGAEAGAPAPPSGARVA, from the coding sequence ATGATCCTCGCCACGTCGCCGCCGGTCGAGCCGCTCGCGAGCCTGGCCACGCTGCCCGAGCCCTCGGGCGACCTCGAAGCCGCCCAGGCGCTCGCGCGCGACTTCCTCGGCCGCGTGCGCGCGGAGCTGGCCGCGCGGCACGACGCGGGCGCCGGCGGGCTGGCGCTCGTCGCCGCCTACACCGACGCGATGGACCGCTTCCTCGCCTTGCTCTTCGCCAACGCGCAGCTGCGCTACCAGGCACGCAATCCGTTCATCAATCAGCGCTGCGCGATCGTCGCGATCGGCGGCTACGGCCGGGGCGAGCTGAACCCGGCGTCGGACATCGATCTCCTCGTGCTCTACCCGTGGAAGGTCAACCCGTACGTCGAGACCGTCACCGAGGCGATCCTCTATCCGCTCTGGGACGCGGGCATCCACGTCGGCCACGCCATGCGCAACCCGCGCGAATGCGCCCGCCTCGCGGCCTCGGACCTGAAGGTGAAGACCGCGGTGCTCGATGCGCGCTTCGTCTGCGGCGACGCGGGGCTCTACGCCGAGTTCGACGCCCGCATGCTGGACGAGGTGTGGGCGACCAACCCGACCAAGTTCTGGAAGGAGAAGCTGGCCGAGAACACCGAGCGCCACGCGCGCGCCGGACACAGCGTCTACCTGCTCCAGCCCGACCTGAAGGAGGGGCAGGGCGGGCTGCGCGACCTCCACACCGCGATGTGGATGGCGAAGATCAAGTACAAGGTGCGCCGCATGCGCGACCTGGTCGCGCTCGGCGTGCTCTCCGAGCAGGACGTCGCCGACCTCGACGGCGCGCTCGACTTCCTCTGGCGCGTGCGCAACGCGATGCACCTCCTCACCGGCTCGCACACGGACCGCCTCACGTTCGAGCTCCAGGAGCAGCTGGCGCCGAGCCTCGGCTTCGGCGAGGGCCGCGCCGGCACCGAGCGCTTCATGCGCACCTACTACGGCAACGCCGCCACGCTGCACCGCCTGGGCGAGCTCGTGATCCAGCGCTCGACGCAGGTCGCGGAGCCGTACCGGCGGACTCCCGTCCCGGTCCGCGTCATCCGCGAGGGCATGCGCATCCAGGGCACCGTCCTGTCGGTGACCGGACGCGAGGTGTTCGAGCGCGATCCCGCGGCGGTGCTCGGCGTGTTCGTCGAGGCGCAGCGCCACGGCGCCACGCTCGCGCCGGCGACGCGCGATCTGGTGCGCGGCGCGCTGCCGCTACTCGCCGCCGTGCGCGACGATCCCGCCGTCGGCCAGCGCTTCGTCGGCATCCTGCGGGCGCGCTCGCAGGTGGCCGACACGCTCTTCGAGATGCACCGCCTCGGCGTCCTCGCGACGCTGCTGCCCGAGTTCGGCCATCTCGAGTGCCTGATCGCCCACGACCCGTTCCACGTCTACACGGTCGATCACCACTCGCTGATGGGGGTGCGCGAGATCGAGCGGCTGCGCGGCGGCGAGTTCGCGGAGACGCTGCCGCACCTGACCCAGGTCGTGCGCGAGCTGCACCAGCCGGAGCTGCTGATGCTCGGCATGCTCTTCCACGACATCGGCAAGGGGCACGGCAAGGACCATTCGGGCCGCGGCGCCGACATGACGCGGACCATCGCGCAGCGGCTCGGCCTCAACGAGGACGAGACCGCGGCCGTCGTCTTCCTCGTGCAGCACCACCTCCTGATGTCGCACCTCGCGCAGCGGCGCGACGTCAACGACGACCGCCTCGTCATCGACTTCAGCGGCACCGTCGGCAGCCTGCAGAACCTGCATCGGCTCTTCGTCCTCACCTACGCCGACATGCGCGCCGTCGGCCCGGGGGTGTGGAACAACTGGCGGGGGACCCTCGTCACCGAGCTCTACTGCCGCGCGCGCGACTTCTTCGAGCGCGACGTCCTCGCCATGGGGGACCGCGCCGCGCGCGCCGCGCGCGTGCGCCGCCGCGTCGGCGACGCGGTCGCGCCGGGGCGACGCGCCCAGGTCGACGCGTTCATGGCCTCCATGGCCGAGGGCTACGTGCTCTCGACCCCGGAGGACGCCATCCCGGCGCACGCCGACCTGCGCCGGCGCTTCGAGGAGCGCGAGGCGGCCGGCGAGCGGCCGGCCGTGACGACGGCGCTGACGGCCTACCCCGACCGCGGCATCACCGCCTTCGCGGTGTGCACACGCGACCGCCCGGGCCTCTTCGCCATGCTGTCCGGCGTGCTGGCGGCGCACGGGCTCAACATCCTCGCCGCCCGCATCGACACCAGCAGCGACGGCGTCGCGCTCGACGTGTTCGACGTCTCGCACGACGGCTCGGACCTGCGCATCGACCACGAGCGCTGGGAGCGGGTGGAGCGCACGCTGCGCGGCGTCCTCGGCGGCGAGATCGACGTCCAGGAGCTGGTGCGGCGCAGCCATCGCTCGCCGCTGCTCGCCAAGCGCCGCCGCCCGGTGCCGACGCGGGTCGAGATCGACAACCGGGTGTCGGCCGAGCGCACCGTGCTCGACATCTACACCGGCGACCGCGTCGGCCTGCTCTTCGGCATCACCAACTGCCTCTACCACCTCTGGCTCGAGATCCATCTCGCCAAGATCACCACGATGGCGAACCAGGTGCTCGACGTCTTCTACGTGACCGATCACGAGGGCCGGAAGATCGAGGAGCCGGAGCGCCTCGAGATCATCCGCGGCGAGCTGGTGCGGGCCCTGACGAGCGAAGGCGCCGAGGCCGGCGCGCCGGCCCCGCCGAGCGGAGCCCGCGTGGCGTGA
- a CDS encoding tyrosine recombinase, giving the protein MSARGGGAGRARGRAGGVGDGGCAGRWRRGSTTAPSRRGLARRSVEAYARDLAAFARTCAGRRVQRARDLGPGEVRAHLAALDAAGLGPRSRARALAAVRGFTRWLVAEGTLRDDPAADTAVRRPPGRLPRVLGVDQAAQLVTVSVPGGRRPARDRAFLELLYACGLRVSEAAGLRTAQIDLEAGWLRVVGKGGKERVVPIGQAARDAIVAYLGGERAAMLKGRTSPFLFVGPGGRPLSRQALWKLTKKRARAAGVDPAVSPHTLRHSFATHLLGGGADLRVVQTLLGHADVGTTQIYTHVAPERLRTVHRRHHPRA; this is encoded by the coding sequence GTGAGCGCACGCGGCGGCGGGGCGGGGCGGGCGCGCGGGCGCGCGGGCGGCGTCGGCGACGGCGGCTGCGCCGGCAGGTGGAGGCGTGGCTCGACCACTGCGCCGTCGAGGCGCGGCCTCGCGCGTCGCTCCGTCGAGGCCTACGCGCGCGACCTCGCCGCCTTCGCCCGCACCTGCGCCGGACGCCGCGTGCAGCGGGCGCGGGACCTCGGGCCGGGCGAGGTGCGGGCGCATCTCGCCGCCCTCGACGCGGCCGGGCTCGGCCCGCGCAGCCGCGCCCGTGCCCTCGCCGCCGTCCGCGGCTTCACGCGCTGGCTGGTCGCCGAGGGGACGCTGCGCGACGATCCCGCCGCCGACACGGCGGTGCGCCGCCCGCCGGGACGTCTGCCGCGCGTGCTCGGCGTCGACCAGGCCGCGCAGCTCGTCACGGTGAGCGTACCGGGCGGCCGGCGCCCGGCTCGCGACCGGGCGTTCCTCGAGCTGCTCTACGCCTGCGGGCTGCGGGTGTCGGAGGCGGCCGGGCTGCGCACCGCGCAGATCGATCTCGAGGCCGGCTGGCTGCGCGTGGTGGGGAAGGGCGGCAAGGAGCGCGTCGTGCCGATCGGACAGGCCGCGCGAGACGCCATCGTCGCCTACCTCGGCGGCGAGCGCGCCGCGATGCTGAAGGGGCGCACGAGCCCGTTCCTGTTCGTGGGGCCGGGGGGACGGCCGCTGTCGCGCCAGGCGCTGTGGAAGCTCACCAAGAAGCGCGCCCGGGCGGCGGGCGTCGACCCCGCCGTGTCGCCCCACACGCTGCGGCACTCGTTCGCGACCCATCTGCTCGGCGGCGGCGCCGATCTGCGCGTCGTGCAGACGCTGCTCGGCCACGCCGACGTGGGCACGACGCAGATCTACACCCACGTCGCCCCGGAGCGTCTGCGCACCGTGCACCGGCGCCATCATCCGCGCGCCTGA
- the trpS gene encoding tryptophan--tRNA ligase: MAAERVIVSGARPTGRLHLGNYHGAIENWVRLQDEARCYFFVADWHALTTAWDEPGGIPEATIEMVLDWLAVGLDPARCTMFQQSAVKEHAELYVILGMLTPVPWLERNPTYKEQREQLTDRDLSTFGFLGYPVLQAADVLMYKATAVPVGVDQVPHIELAREIARRFNATFREVFPEPQSLLTATPKILGTDGRKMSKSYGNAIYLTEPAADVDKKLSRMVTDPRRARRTDPGDPADCPAFQSFHRTYCTDDELRWATAGCTTAGIGCLECKKVAIKHVLAELEPFRERRAQLRRDDALAALAAGNAVARAQAERTMAEVRDALGVR, from the coding sequence GTGGCGGCGGAGCGGGTGATCGTCAGCGGCGCGCGGCCCACCGGGCGCCTGCACCTCGGCAACTACCACGGCGCGATCGAGAACTGGGTCCGCCTCCAGGACGAGGCGCGCTGCTACTTCTTCGTCGCCGACTGGCACGCGCTGACCACCGCCTGGGACGAGCCCGGCGGCATCCCCGAGGCGACCATCGAGATGGTGCTCGACTGGCTGGCGGTCGGGCTCGATCCCGCGCGCTGCACCATGTTCCAGCAGTCGGCGGTGAAGGAGCATGCCGAGCTCTACGTGATCCTCGGCATGCTGACACCGGTGCCGTGGCTGGAGCGCAATCCCACCTACAAGGAGCAGCGCGAGCAGCTGACCGACCGCGACCTCTCGACCTTTGGCTTCCTCGGCTACCCGGTGCTCCAGGCCGCCGACGTGCTCATGTACAAGGCCACCGCGGTGCCGGTCGGCGTCGATCAGGTGCCGCACATCGAGCTGGCGCGAGAGATCGCGCGCCGTTTCAACGCCACCTTCCGCGAGGTCTTCCCCGAGCCGCAGAGCCTGCTGACGGCCACCCCGAAGATCCTCGGCACCGATGGCCGCAAGATGAGCAAGAGCTACGGCAACGCGATCTACCTGACGGAGCCCGCGGCCGACGTCGACAAGAAGCTCTCGCGCATGGTGACCGACCCGCGCCGCGCGCGGCGCACCGATCCGGGCGATCCGGCCGATTGCCCGGCGTTCCAGTCGTTCCACCGTACCTACTGCACCGACGACGAGCTGCGCTGGGCGACCGCGGGCTGCACCACCGCCGGCATCGGCTGTCTCGAGTGCAAGAAGGTGGCGATCAAGCACGTGCTCGCCGAGCTGGAGCCGTTCCGCGAGCGCCGGGCGCAGCTGCGCCGTGACGACGCTCTGGCGGCGCTCGCCGCCGGCAACGCGGTGGCGCGCGCGCAGGCGGAGCGCACGATGGCCGAGGTCCGCGACGCACTGGGGGTACGATGA
- a CDS encoding segregation/condensation protein A, with product MTTAVAPCTVKLAVFEGPLDLLLHLIKKNDIAITDIPIATITDQYLALLEEIPELNLDGAGEYLVMAATLTYLKSRMLLPEAEGAEEEGEEDPRAQLVQQLLEYQRYREASARLAERALLERDVFAPPGEPLPKDVPLEGPTVRAASLGDLLDALRGVLARVKKPAPHRIFRPGITVGECVQRILARFTLGRRIEFGTLFTDHTDRTEVIVTFLALLELIRLKVVRAAQDERFGPIELDLRVADLSEAADLVRDVGVQDTWRGWEDTDGRGPGDQY from the coding sequence ATGACGACCGCCGTGGCACCGTGCACCGTCAAGCTCGCCGTCTTCGAGGGTCCGCTCGACCTCCTGCTGCACCTCATCAAGAAGAACGACATCGCGATCACCGACATCCCGATCGCGACCATCACCGATCAGTACCTGGCGCTGCTCGAGGAGATTCCCGAGCTCAACCTGGACGGCGCCGGCGAGTACCTCGTCATGGCGGCGACGCTGACCTACCTGAAGAGCCGCATGCTCCTGCCGGAGGCCGAGGGCGCCGAGGAGGAGGGCGAGGAGGATCCGCGCGCGCAGCTCGTGCAGCAGCTGCTCGAGTATCAGCGCTACCGCGAGGCCTCCGCGCGCCTCGCCGAGCGCGCGCTGCTCGAGCGCGACGTCTTCGCGCCGCCGGGCGAGCCGCTGCCGAAGGACGTGCCGCTCGAAGGCCCCACCGTCCGCGCCGCCAGCCTCGGCGATCTGCTCGATGCGCTGCGCGGCGTGCTGGCGCGCGTGAAGAAGCCGGCGCCGCATCGCATCTTCCGTCCCGGGATCACCGTCGGCGAGTGCGTGCAGCGCATCCTGGCGCGCTTCACGCTCGGCCGCCGCATCGAGTTCGGGACGCTCTTCACCGACCACACGGATCGCACCGAGGTGATCGTCACCTTCCTTGCGCTCCTCGAGCTGATTCGGCTTAAGGTGGTCCGGGCCGCGCAGGACGAGCGCTTCGGCCCGATCGAGCTCGATCTCAGGGTGGCCGACCTCTCCGAGGCGGCGGACCTCGTCCGGGACGTGGGTGTGCAGGACACCTGGCGGGGATGGGAGGACACGGATGGACGGGGACCTGGCGATCAGTACTGA
- the scpB gene encoding SMC-Scp complex subunit ScpB, which produces MPDGDAPAADGVPAIVFAPVASAADLARPEGAGELALAAAPAIDVDSEPAVDLVRLESLLESLLLAAGAPVPLPRLVEVLDGPARRDVVAALKGLGERYEREGRGLRLVHVAGGWQLRSAPEHGPLVRKLLGGRPPRLSRAMLETLAIVAYRQPCTKPEIEAIRGVDADATLNTLLERRMVKITGRKDAPGRPLLYATTREFLEVFGLPDLNALPPLAELGTGAELLAAPDLTIGPGGVQATPTPAAALGFTNGVQPVEPSAESEAAAPGDEAAG; this is translated from the coding sequence ATGCCGGACGGCGACGCACCCGCCGCCGACGGCGTCCCCGCCATCGTCTTCGCCCCCGTCGCCAGCGCCGCGGACCTCGCACGGCCGGAAGGCGCCGGCGAGCTCGCGCTCGCCGCGGCGCCCGCGATCGACGTCGACTCCGAGCCGGCCGTCGACCTCGTCCGTCTGGAGAGCCTGCTCGAGAGCCTGCTGCTCGCCGCCGGCGCCCCGGTGCCGCTGCCGCGCCTCGTCGAGGTGCTCGACGGGCCGGCGCGCCGCGACGTGGTCGCGGCGCTGAAAGGCCTCGGCGAACGCTACGAGCGGGAAGGGCGCGGGCTGCGCCTCGTGCACGTGGCCGGCGGCTGGCAGCTGCGCAGCGCCCCGGAGCACGGTCCGCTCGTGCGCAAGCTCCTCGGCGGGCGTCCGCCGCGCCTGTCGCGCGCCATGCTGGAGACGCTCGCGATCGTCGCCTATCGCCAGCCGTGCACCAAGCCCGAGATCGAGGCCATCCGCGGCGTCGACGCCGACGCCACGCTGAACACGCTGCTCGAGCGCCGCATGGTGAAGATCACCGGGCGCAAGGACGCGCCGGGGCGGCCGCTGCTCTACGCCACCACGCGCGAGTTCCTCGAGGTCTTCGGCCTGCCCGACCTGAACGCGCTGCCGCCGCTCGCCGAGCTGGGGACCGGCGCGGAGCTGCTCGCGGCGCCGGACCTCACCATCGGTCCGGGCGGCGTGCAGGCGACGCCGACGCCCGCCGCGGCGCTCGGCTTCACGAACGGCGTGCAGCCGGTCGAGCCGAGCGCTGAGAGCGAGGCGGCGGCGCCCGGCGACGAGGCGGCAGGCTGA
- the murJ gene encoding murein biosynthesis integral membrane protein MurJ, translated as MSGEAGSRAQLARRAGVVSAAVLSSRVLGLVREQVFAVAFGAGRSLDAFVTAFRIPNLLRDLFAEGALSAAFVTTFSQTLERDGERAAWRLASLVLNVLAIVVGALCLLGIWAAPALSHAMAPGFAAVPGKLELTVSLTRIMFPFLLLVALAAVVMGILNTRNHFGVPASASTFFNLGSVVGGLACVHWMAPGYLGAVWAELRGGAVAAFDPDLAARAITGMAIGTMIGGVLQLAVQLPSLFAVGFRWRPVLAWRDPALRQVLALMAPATIGAAAVQVNVFVNNNFASYLGDGAVSWLNVAFRFMQLPIGLFGVAIGTVTLPLVSRHAARGDHAAMRTSLRQALEMTVLLCLPAAVGLAVFGEPIIGLIYEHGRFDAHDTTHAAQALAGYAIGLAGYAGIKVVAPAFYALDDARTPARVSLLSIATNLGLNWLFVRVLGWGTVGLALSTSAVAIGNCAVLLWVLRRRIGSLGAGLGTAVGRIALAAAVMTAVSVLLDAVCAPYWPAAGTARHAARVAVAIPVSVGAFWVACRVLGVPVPRLRRRRAAA; from the coding sequence ATGAGCGGGGAGGCGGGAAGCCGCGCACAGCTGGCGAGGCGGGCCGGCGTCGTGAGCGCGGCGGTGCTCTCGAGCCGCGTCCTCGGCCTGGTGCGCGAGCAGGTGTTCGCGGTCGCCTTCGGCGCGGGCCGCTCCCTCGACGCGTTCGTCACCGCCTTCCGCATCCCGAACCTCCTGCGCGACCTCTTCGCGGAGGGCGCCCTCTCCGCCGCCTTCGTGACCACGTTCAGCCAGACGCTCGAGCGTGACGGCGAGCGCGCCGCGTGGCGGCTCGCGAGCCTCGTCCTCAACGTGCTCGCGATCGTGGTCGGGGCGCTCTGCCTGCTCGGCATCTGGGCGGCGCCGGCGCTGTCGCACGCCATGGCACCGGGGTTCGCGGCGGTGCCGGGCAAGCTCGAGCTCACCGTCTCGCTGACGCGCATCATGTTCCCGTTCCTGCTGCTCGTGGCGCTGGCGGCGGTGGTCATGGGCATCCTCAACACGCGCAACCACTTCGGCGTCCCGGCGTCGGCGTCGACGTTCTTCAACCTCGGCTCGGTCGTGGGTGGGCTCGCCTGCGTGCACTGGATGGCGCCCGGCTACCTCGGGGCGGTGTGGGCGGAGCTGCGCGGCGGCGCCGTCGCCGCGTTCGATCCCGATCTGGCGGCACGGGCGATCACCGGCATGGCGATCGGGACCATGATCGGCGGGGTGCTCCAGCTGGCCGTGCAGCTGCCGTCGCTGTTCGCCGTCGGCTTCCGCTGGCGTCCCGTGCTGGCGTGGCGCGACCCGGCGCTGCGCCAGGTGTTGGCGCTGATGGCGCCGGCGACGATCGGCGCCGCGGCCGTGCAGGTGAACGTCTTCGTCAACAACAACTTCGCCTCCTACCTCGGGGACGGCGCGGTCTCCTGGCTCAACGTCGCCTTTCGCTTCATGCAGCTGCCGATCGGGCTCTTCGGCGTCGCCATCGGGACGGTGACGTTGCCGCTCGTCTCACGCCACGCGGCGCGCGGCGACCACGCGGCGATGCGCACCTCGCTGCGCCAGGCGCTCGAGATGACGGTGCTCCTGTGCCTGCCTGCGGCCGTCGGGCTGGCGGTGTTCGGCGAGCCCATCATCGGTCTCATCTACGAGCACGGCCGCTTCGATGCCCACGACACCACCCACGCGGCACAGGCGCTCGCCGGGTATGCGATCGGGCTCGCCGGCTACGCCGGCATCAAGGTCGTCGCGCCGGCTTTCTACGCGCTCGACGATGCGCGCACGCCGGCGCGCGTGAGCCTGCTGTCGATCGCGACGAACCTCGGCCTCAACTGGCTGTTCGTGCGCGTCCTCGGCTGGGGGACGGTCGGGCTCGCGCTGTCGACTTCCGCGGTGGCGATCGGCAACTGCGCCGTCCTGCTCTGGGTGCTGCGGCGGCGCATCGGCTCCCTGGGAGCGGGGCTCGGCACGGCGGTCGGACGCATCGCGCTCGCCGCCGCGGTCATGACCGCGGTTTCGGTCCTGCTCGACGCGGTGTGCGCCCCGTACTGGCCCGCGGCCGGGACGGCGCGCCACGCCGCCCGCGTGGCGGTGGCGATTCCGGTGTCCGTGGGGGCGTTCTGGGTCGCGTGCCGGGTGCTCGGGGTGCCGGTGCCCCGGCTGCGCCGCCGCCGCGCGGCGGCGTGA
- the lnt gene encoding apolipoprotein N-acyltransferase has protein sequence MVRRVLAVLAGAGCYAAALPPFDHPIAGWLTLVPLLLVVRRRRPLAAGGFGALYGFACGWAVTWWLTGAVASYFAAGIVAGAVAMSAAYLVAIGATFGAFAAGAAVLMRHGGGFPTQIAIAALWVACELVRGRVFGQPWALLGYTQHDVTPLLQLTAATGIYGLSFVVALGSVGIADALAALRGPGRRAALRRLAGPAAVVIGVALAGEIRVARGLAPAAGARAVVVVQSNVPPAFHWTRAFAEAQFLANVRLTETIAQATRPALVVWPENAVTLYLEHEPFVARTLARLAARLDADLLIGGPRWAAGRTYNSVRLVRPDGTAGGHYDKRRLVPFAESPPLAVPSEAGPLESPRAFSPGTDPGLLAGFTRLGVSICHELLYPDVVHDAVAAGATVLVNVANDGWLDAGHGIGSRQHFAMAKVRAVEAQRFLVRAATTGVSAVVDPFGRTVTAAPTGLATIASAQVVPETALTPYVRFGDWFAFACLAWALVALARALGAPAAADRVRQPEPVPV, from the coding sequence ATGGTGCGCCGAGTCCTCGCGGTCCTCGCCGGGGCCGGCTGCTATGCGGCGGCACTGCCGCCCTTCGATCACCCGATCGCGGGCTGGCTGACGCTCGTCCCGCTGCTCCTCGTCGTGCGCCGGCGGCGGCCGCTCGCGGCGGGGGGCTTCGGGGCGCTGTACGGCTTCGCGTGCGGGTGGGCCGTCACCTGGTGGCTGACGGGGGCGGTCGCGAGCTACTTCGCGGCCGGCATCGTCGCCGGGGCCGTCGCGATGTCGGCGGCCTACCTCGTGGCCATCGGCGCCACCTTCGGCGCCTTCGCCGCGGGCGCCGCGGTGCTCATGCGCCACGGCGGCGGCTTTCCCACCCAGATCGCGATCGCCGCACTGTGGGTCGCGTGCGAGCTGGTGCGCGGTCGCGTCTTCGGCCAGCCGTGGGCGCTGCTCGGCTACACCCAGCACGACGTCACGCCGCTCCTCCAGCTGACGGCGGCGACCGGCATCTACGGGCTGTCGTTCGTGGTCGCGCTCGGCAGCGTCGGGATCGCCGACGCGCTCGCGGCCCTGCGCGGCCCGGGCCGGCGCGCCGCCCTGCGCCGGCTCGCCGGACCGGCCGCGGTCGTGATCGGCGTCGCGCTCGCGGGCGAGATCCGCGTCGCGCGCGGGCTCGCCCCGGCTGCGGGCGCGCGCGCGGTCGTCGTCGTGCAGAGCAACGTGCCCCCGGCGTTCCACTGGACGCGCGCCTTCGCCGAGGCGCAGTTCCTCGCCAACGTCCGCCTCACCGAGACGATCGCGCAGGCGACGCGTCCCGCGCTGGTCGTGTGGCCGGAGAACGCCGTCACGCTCTACCTCGAGCACGAGCCGTTCGTCGCGCGGACGCTCGCGCGGCTCGCCGCCCGCCTCGACGCGGATCTCCTCATCGGCGGTCCGCGCTGGGCCGCCGGGCGCACCTACAACAGCGTCCGGCTCGTCCGGCCCGACGGCACCGCCGGCGGCCACTACGACAAGCGGCGGCTCGTTCCCTTTGCCGAGAGCCCGCCGCTCGCCGTGCCGTCCGAGGCCGGACCCCTGGAATCGCCGCGGGCGTTCTCGCCCGGCACCGATCCCGGGCTGCTCGCCGGCTTCACGCGCCTCGGGGTGTCGATCTGCCACGAGCTGCTCTACCCGGACGTCGTCCACGACGCCGTCGCCGCCGGTGCCACGGTGCTCGTCAACGTCGCCAACGACGGCTGGCTCGACGCCGGCCACGGGATCGGCAGCCGGCAGCACTTCGCGATGGCGAAGGTGCGCGCGGTCGAGGCTCAGCGCTTCCTCGTCCGCGCGGCCACGACCGGCGTCTCGGCGGTCGTCGATCCGTTCGGGCGCACGGTGACGGCGGCGCCGACGGGCCTCGCCACGATCGCCAGCGCGCAGGTCGTCCCGGAGACGGCGCTGACGCCGTACGTACGGTTCGGGGACTGGTTCGCCTTCGCCTGCCTCGCCTGGGCGCTGGTGGCGTTGGCACGAGCGCTCGGCGCACCCGCCGCGGCCGACCGGGTGCGGCAGCCGGAGCCGGTGCCGGTGTAG
- a CDS encoding hybrid sensor histidine kinase/response regulator, which translates to MSLRRVVPASGRTILVVDDQHDTLSSVRMLLEREGHRVLTASRGEEALELLARETVQLLLVDWVMPEMSGEQVIAQARARDTLLQIVLQTGYAGATPPRELLRSLAIQGYHDKSEDPERLLLWVDVALKAWDQLSSLHGAERVKTELLANVSHEFRTPLNIIVGYLDLLREGTFGSCAPEASGVLEKVRGNAGHLLDLVEEFLDLSQLEAGALRLRNEAIDLLPLLRELGEAFALLVRAKPVAFVADLPPTLPLVEVDGAKLKVVVQNLLANAAKFTDAGEIRLSAGLAGGTVWMTVADTGPGIPPEAQERIFDAFHQLQPHDGERKGIGLGLALARRFARLMRGDLDVESRPGTGARFRVTLPAARAAASRAA; encoded by the coding sequence ATGAGCCTGCGCCGCGTGGTGCCGGCGAGCGGGCGCACCATCCTGGTCGTCGACGACCAGCACGACACGCTCTCGTCGGTGCGCATGCTGCTCGAGCGCGAGGGACATCGCGTGCTGACGGCGTCGCGTGGCGAGGAGGCTCTGGAGCTCCTCGCGCGCGAGACGGTGCAGCTGCTGCTCGTCGACTGGGTGATGCCGGAGATGAGCGGCGAGCAGGTGATCGCGCAGGCCCGCGCGCGCGACACCCTGCTCCAGATCGTTCTCCAGACCGGCTACGCCGGCGCGACGCCGCCGCGCGAGCTGCTGCGCAGCCTCGCGATCCAGGGCTACCACGACAAGAGCGAGGATCCCGAACGCCTCCTGCTCTGGGTCGACGTCGCGCTCAAGGCATGGGACCAGCTCTCGTCCCTGCACGGGGCCGAGCGCGTCAAGACCGAGCTGCTCGCCAACGTCTCGCACGAGTTCCGCACGCCGCTCAACATCATCGTCGGCTATCTCGATCTGCTGCGCGAGGGGACGTTCGGCTCCTGTGCACCGGAGGCCAGCGGCGTCCTCGAGAAGGTGCGCGGCAACGCGGGGCATCTGCTCGACCTCGTCGAAGAGTTCCTCGACCTCTCGCAGCTCGAGGCCGGCGCGCTGCGTCTGCGCAACGAGGCGATCGATCTCCTGCCGCTCCTGCGCGAGCTGGGCGAAGCGTTCGCCCTGCTCGTGCGCGCGAAGCCGGTCGCCTTCGTGGCCGACCTGCCGCCGACGCTCCCGCTCGTCGAGGTCGACGGCGCGAAGCTCAAGGTCGTGGTGCAGAATCTGCTCGCCAACGCCGCCAAGTTCACCGACGCGGGGGAGATCCGGCTGAGCGCCGGGCTGGCGGGTGGCACCGTGTGGATGACCGTCGCCGACACCGGCCCGGGTATCCCGCCCGAGGCGCAGGAGCGCATCTTCGATGCCTTCCATCAGCTGCAGCCCCACGATGGCGAGCGCAAGGGGATCGGCCTCGGCCTCGCCCTCGCCCGTCGCTTCGCGCGCCTGATGCGCGGCGACCTCGACGTGGAGAGCCGGCCCGGCACCGGCGCCCGGTTCCGCGTCACCCTGCCCGCGGCGCGCGCCGCGGCGAGCCGGGCCGCCTGA